Genomic segment of Microbacterium sp. M28:
CTACGGCACGACGTTCTACCTGCCGCAGCAGGTGGCCGGCCTGATCGGTCAGGACGTCGGCTGGCAGGTCGGCCTGGTCTCGGCCATCCCATGGGCGGTCGGTCTGTTCGCCTGCTACTACGTCGGCAAGTTCGCCACGTCGGTCAAGCGCCGCCGCAACTGGGGAACGCTGTTCTTCCTCATCACCGGCGTCGCGATCCTCGTCTCGGCTTGGGCCGGGGCGAACGGGCAGAGCCTGCTCGGCATCTTCGCGATCACGGTCGCCGTCGCCGCGTTCCTGTCGACCGGTCCGATCACATGGTCGTTCCCGACCTCGTTCCTCACCGGAGCAGCCGCCGCGACCGGTATCGGCCTCATCAACTCGCTCGGCAACCTCGGCGGCTTCGTCGCCCCGATCATGCGCACGAGCGTGAACGAGACGATCCCGACCGACAGCGGAGCGTGGGGCGTCGTCTCGCTCGGCGTGTTCGGCTTCCTCGGGGCCATTCTGATGTGGGCCACGCGCTACTTCAGCGCCAAGGCCGACGCGCTGCTGGTCGAAGAAGCAGTCCCGGGGCACTGACACCAGGGCAGAGGCGGAACGCGCATCCGGGGGTGCGCGTTCCGCCTCTTCTGTTCACCCTGGCGTCACTGCCCGGCGCTACCCTGCTCGCATGAGCAGAACACGACGCAGCCTGGGCGCAGCCGGCATCGCCGCGGCCCTCATCCTGGCGGGAGGCACGGCCGCCCCGGCGATCGCTGCCCAGCCCGCGGCATCCGATGACCGGGAGGTCCGTTCCGACGCACGATTCGCGACGTTCAACGCGTCGCTGAACCGCGGCGCCGACGGGCAGCTCGTCAGCGATCTGTCAGCGCCTGGCAACGCGCAGGCGGATGCCGTCGCCGAGATCATCCAGCGTGCGCAACCCGACGTGCTGCTGATCAACGAGTTCGACTACGACGCCGAGGGAGAGGCGCTGCGCCTCTTCCAGGACAACTACCTCTCCGTGCCGCACGGCGATGCCGAGCCCGTCACGTATCCGTACCGGTACACGGCGCCCGTGAACACCGGCGTGCCGAGCGGGTTCGACCTCAACAACGACGGCCAGGTGGTCGGTGGCGACGATGCGTGGGGCTTCGGCGGGTTCCCCGGTCAGTACGGGATGGCGGTGTACTCGAAGTTCCCGATCGACGAGGAGTCCGTACGGACCTTCCAGAAATTCCGCTGGGCCGACATGCCGGACGCGCTGCTGCCGGACGACCCGACCACGGCCGAGCCGGCGGACTTCTACTCCGAGGACGAGCTCGGGTCCTTCCCGTTGTCGAGCAAGTCCCACTGGGACGTCCCCGTGCAGGTCTCGAAGAACAAGACTGTGCATTTCCTCGTGTCGCATCCGACACCGCCGACGTTCGACGGCGTCGAAGACCGCAACGGTACGCGCAATCACGACGAGATCCGGTTCTGGGCGGACTACATCTCCGGGGCGGACTACATCTACGATGACGCGGGCCGGTCCGGCGGGCTGCGCGGGGGAGATCTCTTCGTGATCGCGGGCGACCAGAACGCCGATCCGAACGACGGCGACTCGACGGCCGGCGCGATCGACCAGCTGCTCACGCACCCGGCCGTGAACACCCGATGGGTTCCCGCGAGTGCCGGTGGAGCCGAGGCGTCCGTGCTGCAGGCGGGTGTCAACGCGGAGCACACCGGGGATGCCGCGCAGGACACGGCGGACTTCTCGGAGCCTCCCGGGAATCTGCGCGTCGACTATGTGCTGCCGAGCCGGCAGATCCGCATCATCGACTCCGCCGTGTTCTGGCCGGAGCAGGCCGATCCGCTCGCAGCGCTGACCGGCGTGTATCCGTTCCCGTCGAGCGATCACCGTCTCGTGTGGACGGACGTCGACGTGCCGGGGGCGAAGACCGGGCGCTGATCCGGCGCTGCCCCATGGACACGCGTTTCGGGCGGCGCTGCGTGGTTCAGGTCGCGATTTCTGCTGTTATGACGCCGTTGCAGCAGCAGAAAGTGCGACCTGAACGTTCGTCGGGCTCGAAGCAGCAGAAAGTGCGATCTGGACGGCGTTCGACGGGGCGGAGGTTCAGTCCCGCAGCCGCCGCGCGAGCGCGTCGACATCGGATGCCGTCATGCCGGCATCCCGCAGATACGAGCGCACGTCCAGTTCGGACAGCCACCCGTCCAGGGCGGCGACTCGGTCGGCGATGCGCGTCTCGATCTCCTCGTCGCTGAACTTCGGTTCGACGTAGCCGCCCTGCCCGGGAATCGGCACGGCGGGGAGGTCGCGCGCGTGCCGTCGACTGGCCTCGCGGAACCCGGCGGCATAATCGAGCAGGATGGCCTCGCGCTCGACCTCGGCCAGAGAGAGCAACATCGCGGCGATCATTCCGGTCCGATCCCTGCCACCGGCGCAGTGGAACAGTGCGCTGCCCTCGGACGCGGCGAGCGCGGTGAACACGGCGGCGAAGCGCTCGGGGTACAGACGCGTGTTGTCGGCGTACGAGCGCGGGTGATCCAGCCACGGCCCGCAGACGCGCATGAACTCCGCGTCGTCCGGGTCCTCGGTGGGTGCATGCACGACGACGACGCCCGCGGCGTGCTCCGTCACGAGCACCGGGTCCGTGTCCCGGCGCGCGCGCTCAGGAGCGTTGCGCAGGTCGACGATCGTGCGGACGCCTGCGGCGCGCAGCGCGCTCCACCCGGCATCCGTCAGCGTCTCGGTGCGGCCGGAGCGGTAGACGCGCCCGTGCGCCGTCGCGCCGCCGTCGGCCAGCGGCAGCCCGCCGAGATCGCGCAGGTTGAAGGCGCCCTCCCAGTCGGTCACGCGGTGGTCAGCCGGCCGATCTCGGCGATGAAGGCGTCGACGTCGCTCTCGGCGGTGTCGAAGCTGCACATCCAGCGCACCTCGTTGCGCGCGGCGTCCCAGTCGTAGAAACGGAACGACTCGCGAAGCCGATCGGCGATGCCCTCTGGGAGCGTCGCGAAGACGCCGTTGGCCTGGGTCGGCTGCGTGAACGTCACGCCCCGGATGGAGCCGTCGGCGAGTCCTGCCTCGATGCCGGAGCGCAGTCGCTGCGCCATCGCGTTGGAGTGAGATGCGTTGCGCAGCCAGAGGTCGCCGTCGAGCAGGGCGATCAGCTGCGCCGACACGAAGCGCATCTTGGACGCGAGCTGCATGTTGAACTTGCGCGAGTAGATCAACCCGGTGGACGCCTCGGGGTTCAGCACGACGACCGCTTCGCCGAGCATCGCCCCGTTCTTCGTGCCGCCGAAGCTGAGCACGTCGACCCCGGCGTCGCGCGTGAAGGCGGCGAAGGGGACGCCGAGCGCAGCGGCGGCGTTCGAGATGCGCGCACCGTCCAGGTGCAGCTTCATCCCGCGTTCGTGGGCGTGATCCGCGAGGGCGCGGATCTCGTCCGGCGTGTACAGGGTGCCGAGCTCGGTCGACTGGGTGATCGACACCACGAGCGGCTGGGCGCGGTGCTCATCGCCCCAGCCCCAGGCCTCACGGTCCACGAGCTCCGGGGTGAGCTTGCCGTCGTCGGTCGGCACGGTCAGGAGCTTGAAGCCGCCGATGCGCTCAGGAGCGCCGCCCTCGTCCACGTTGATGTGGGCGGTGGATGCCGAGATGACGGCACCCCAACGGGGGAGCATCGACTGCAGGCCGGTAACGTTCGCACCGGTGCCGTTGAAGACGGGGAACGCCTCGGCATCCGCACCGAAGTGCGCGCGGAAGACCTCCTGCAGGCGCTCGGTGTAGGCGTCCTCGCCGTAGGCGACCTGGTGCCCGTCGTTCGCAGCGGTGATGGCCGCCAGGATCTCGGGGTGGATGCCGGAGTAGTTGTCCGATGCGAAGCCCCGGATCGCGGGGTCATGGAGGGTGCTCACCCGACAAGCCTATGTCGGATGTCCGTGGTCCCGATTACCCTCGGACCCATGGATCGCACCCTTGCGAAACGCGCCTTCGCGAATGTCCTCGTCAACACGCTCATCGCGAACGTGACGACGAGCTTCCTCTGGTTCGCCCTGACCTTCTGGGTGTACATCGAGACGCAGTCCGTTCTCGCCACCGGGATCATCGGCGGCGCCTACATGCTGTTCGTCGCGATCTTCGCGATGGTCTTCGGCACGATCGTCGACCGGCACCGCAAACATGCCGTGATGGTGCTGT
This window contains:
- a CDS encoding threonine aldolase family protein, with translation MSTLHDPAIRGFASDNYSGIHPEILAAITAANDGHQVAYGEDAYTERLQEVFRAHFGADAEAFPVFNGTGANVTGLQSMLPRWGAVISASTAHINVDEGGAPERIGGFKLLTVPTDDGKLTPELVDREAWGWGDEHRAQPLVVSITQSTELGTLYTPDEIRALADHAHERGMKLHLDGARISNAAAALGVPFAAFTRDAGVDVLSFGGTKNGAMLGEAVVVLNPEASTGLIYSRKFNMQLASKMRFVSAQLIALLDGDLWLRNASHSNAMAQRLRSGIEAGLADGSIRGVTFTQPTQANGVFATLPEGIADRLRESFRFYDWDAARNEVRWMCSFDTAESDVDAFIAEIGRLTTA
- a CDS encoding tyrosine-protein phosphatase: MTDWEGAFNLRDLGGLPLADGGATAHGRVYRSGRTETLTDAGWSALRAAGVRTIVDLRNAPERARRDTDPVLVTEHAAGVVVVHAPTEDPDDAEFMRVCGPWLDHPRSYADNTRLYPERFAAVFTALAASEGSALFHCAGGRDRTGMIAAMLLSLAEVEREAILLDYAAGFREASRRHARDLPAVPIPGQGGYVEPKFSDEEIETRIADRVAALDGWLSELDVRSYLRDAGMTASDVDALARRLRD
- a CDS encoding endonuclease/exonuclease/phosphatase family protein, which encodes MSRTRRSLGAAGIAAALILAGGTAAPAIAAQPAASDDREVRSDARFATFNASLNRGADGQLVSDLSAPGNAQADAVAEIIQRAQPDVLLINEFDYDAEGEALRLFQDNYLSVPHGDAEPVTYPYRYTAPVNTGVPSGFDLNNDGQVVGGDDAWGFGGFPGQYGMAVYSKFPIDEESVRTFQKFRWADMPDALLPDDPTTAEPADFYSEDELGSFPLSSKSHWDVPVQVSKNKTVHFLVSHPTPPTFDGVEDRNGTRNHDEIRFWADYISGADYIYDDAGRSGGLRGGDLFVIAGDQNADPNDGDSTAGAIDQLLTHPAVNTRWVPASAGGAEASVLQAGVNAEHTGDAAQDTADFSEPPGNLRVDYVLPSRQIRIIDSAVFWPEQADPLAALTGVYPFPSSDHRLVWTDVDVPGAKTGR